Within Alkalilimnicola sp. S0819, the genomic segment GCCCAAAAGGGGCGGATCGGGGCCGAAATGGCGTAAAAACACCGTATTCAGGGCCAAAAACGGCCCGAGCGGTCATGTTTTGAGCAATTTGTGCTGGATCGCTGATTTGATCAGCGCTTCCCTAAGCCCCCAACCGCGGCGGGTCCGTGTTCGCGCGGGCGACACGGTGCTCGCCGACACGACCCGCGCCATGGAACTGCGCGAAGGCGGTTACCCGCCGCGCCAATACCTGCCGGCGGAGGATGTACGCCTGGACCTGCTCACCTCCTCCAACACCGTGACCCACTGCCCCTACAAGGGCGACGCCCGCTATTACTCCTTCGGTGGTCGGACGGATATCGCCTGGCGATACGATCAGCCGCCTGCCGAACTCCAGGCCATTGCCGGCCGGATCGCCTTCTACCGGGTCGAGCTGGATTGAGCGTCATCGCCTGCGAGGCCGCGCAGGCGTTACCATGGTCGGATCTCCCGCACGCCACAGCCCGGAGCGCCGATGTTTCCCGAGTTCACCCTCCGTTACAGCAGCTTGCCGGAGCGCTTCTACGCCCCCGCCGAGCCGGACTCCGCCCATCAGCCGCGGCTCATCGCCTTCAACCGGGCGCTCGCCGAGGAACTGGGCTTCGATCTGGCCGCCTGGCCCGGTGACGAGGAGGCGGCGGCGCTGTTCGCCGGTAACCGGTTGCCGCCCGGCGCCCAGCCCATCGCCCAGGCCTACGCCGGCCACCAGTTCGGCAACTTCGTCCCGCAGCTGGGCGATGGCCGCGCGCTGCTGCTCGGCGAAGTCACCGACCGGGCCGGGCGGCTGCGGGATATCCAGCTCAAGGGCTCGGGCAGTACCGTCTTTTCCCGGGGCGGGGACGGCCGCGCGCCGCTGGGGCCGGTGTTGCGAGAATACCTGGTCAGCGAAGCCATGCATCGGCTGGGCGTGCCCAGCACCCGGGCCCTGGCGGCGGTGAGCACGGGGCAGGGCGTGGTGCGCGAGCGCCTGCTGCCCGGCGCGGTGCTCACGCGCGTCGCCGCCAGTCACATCCGGGTAGGCACCTTCGAGTACTTCGCCGCCCGCGGCGATCAGGAGGCCCTGGCGCTGCTGGTGGAGCACGTCATAGCCCGGCATTACCCGGAACTGGCGGAGCGGCCCGCAAGCGAACGACCCTTGGCACTGCTGGAAGCCGTGCAGCGGCGCCAGGCCGCCTTGGTGGCCCGTTGGATGGGGCTGGGTTTCATCCACGGGGTGATGAACACCGACAACACCGCCATTTCCGGTGAGACCCTGGATTACGGCCCCTGTGCCTTCATGGAGGCCTACGACCCGGCCACGGTGTTCAGCGCCATCGACCAGCAGGGCCGCTATGCCTACGGCAATCAGCCACAGATCATGCAATGGAACATGGCCCGCTTCGCCGAGACCCTGCTGGGGTTGATGGACGAGGACCCGCAACGGGCGATCGAACAGGCCACCGCGGTGATCGAGGCCTTCCCGTCGCAGTACCGGGAGGCCTGGTTGGGTGTAATGCGTGACAAGCTCGGCCTGGGAGGCGGATGGGTGGAAGATGCCGCGCTCGCCGAGGACTTTCTGCAAGCCCTGCGCGCCGGCGGCGCGGATTTCACCCTGAGCTTCCGCCTGCTCGCCGATTGTGCCGCATCCTCCGCCGCGGACGAGGCGCTGCTGGCCCTTTGCCCGCAGGATGCCGAGCCGCTGCGGGCCTGGTTGCCGCGCTGGCGCGAGCGGCTGGTGGCGGACGCCGGCGATCCGGAAGGCCGGGCAGGGCGCATGCGCCGGACCAACCCGCTGTATATTCCCCGCAACCATCAGGTGGAACGGGTGATCCAGGCGGCGCAGAAGGACGACTACGCACCGTTTGAGGCCCTGCGCGCTGTACTGGCCGCGCCCTTCGAGGAGCAAGCCGGCCTGGAGGCTTACGCCCTGCCGGCCCGAGCCGAAGAGCAGGTGGTCCGCACCTTCTGCGGTACCTGAGCGGGTCATGCTAGGCTCTGTGTCCACACAACCCTGAAGGGGCGGCTCATGGCCGCAATTGTTCCCCGCCCAGGAACAATTGCGGCCATGAGCCGCCCCTTCAGTGGATTAACCCTTGATTCAGGAGAATACCGATGAGCCGACAGTGGAAGGTCTATCTTTCCGGCGAGATTCACACCGACTGGCGTGAGCAGATCATGGACGGCTGCCGGAAGGCAGGCCTGGATATCCGATTCGACGCCCCGGTTACCGACCATGAGGCCAGCGACCTGTGTGGTGTGCGTATCCTCGGCGAGGAAGAGAAGAAATTCTGGGAAGATCGCAAGGGCGCCGGCGTGAACGCCATCCGCACCCAGACCCTTATCCGCGAGGCGGACGTGGTGGTGGTGCGTTTCGGCCCCAAGTACAAGCAGTGGAACGCCGCCTTCGATGCCGGCTATGCCTCGGCCTTGGGCAAGGCGCTGATTACCCTGCATGACGAGGAACACAACCACGCCCTGAAAGAGGTAGACGCCGCCGCCCTGGCCACGGCCGCCGAGCCCGCCCAGGTGGTCGAGATCCTGCAATACGTCATGGGCGCCTAGCCCCGAGACGGCGCGATCCCTTGAGCACCCGAGCCACCGCCCCGACCCGCCTGGAGCAGCTGTGGCTGGCCGAAGCCGTGCGCCTCACCGAGGCGCACGCCGGTCTGCTGGACGATGGCGAGGCGAACCGTCGGGCCCGGGCGGCGGGCGGTGATCTGCAGGCGCGCATCCTTTGCCGCGCTCAGGTTCTGGGCGAGCGCGACGGGCTGCTGGCGGCGCTGCGACAGTGGCGCCAGGGGAGCGCGCTCGCCTTGTTGCTCCTGCTCGCCTTCGCGGTGTTCTCCGGCGCGACCCTCGCCTTCGCGGCGCTGGGAGATGGCGGATACCCGGTGAACGTGTTCTGGGCCCTGGGTAGCCTGCTGGGGCTCAATCTGGTCAACCTGCTGCTCTGGTTCGCGAGCCTGCATGGCGGTGGCGGCGCGGGCGTGCTCGGTGGGCTGTGGCTGCGCGCCAGCGCCTGGCTGGCGCGGGAGGGGCGCGCCGCTCACCTGGGCCCGGCCTTGGCAAGCCTGCTGGGCCGGGCCGGGCTGGCGCGTTGGGGCTTCGGGCTGCTGGTGCAGGGTTTCTGGTGCCTGTTGTTGCTCTCCGCCTTGTTCAGTCTGTTGCTGCTGTTCTCCGCGCGCAGTTACACCTTCACTTGGGAGACCACGCTGTTGTCCGTGGAGGACTTCATCGTCTTTACCCGTGTGGTAGGCAGCCTGCCGTCCTGGCTGGGCTTTCCGCTGCCGGATGCCGAGGCCGTGCGGAGCATCGGGGCAGGCGGCGGGGCAGGCGAGGCCGCGCGTCAGGCCTGGGCCGGCTGGTTGCTGGGGGCCCTGTTCTGCTTTGGCTTCATGCCGCGCTTGCTGCTGCTGATGATCTGCTACTGGCCCTGGCGGCGGGGACTCGCCCGTCTGGGGCTGGATCTGTCCCTGCCCGAGTACCGATTGCTGCGAGATCGGCTCGACTCGGGCAGCACCCGGCTGGGTGTCAGCGACCCGGCGCCCGCCTGGGCGGCTTCCAGGCCCGCCATTGACGCTGGCCCGGCGGGCGAGGGGGCGGTCATGCTGGCGGTGGAACTCGGCACCGATCTGCCCTGGCCGCCGACGCCGTCGGCCGCTGCGCTGGATGCCGGCCGTGCGGATAGTCGCAGCCAGCGGCGAGCGCTGCTGGAGGCCTTCGCCCGACATCCGCCGGCACGGCTGTTGATCGCCTGCGACCCTCGTCGCTCGGTGGACCGAGGCACCCTCGGCTTCATTGCCGAGCTGGCCCGTTCGGCGCAGGCGAGCCGGGTGTGGTTGCTGACGCGGCCGGCGGACACATCGCCCGGGCGTCGGCAGGAGTGGCTCGAGGCCTTGCAGGCGCTGGGGCTGGAGGTGGCGGAGGCGCTGCCCATGGACTGGCTGGGAGCCGCCCATGACTGAGCCGGGCCGCGGCGCGGTGGTGGATCTGGCGGTGGTGGGGCACACCAATGTGGGCAAGACTTCGCTGCTGCGCACCCTGACCCGCAACGAGCGCTTTGGCCAGGTGTCGGCGCGGGCCAGCACCACCCGCCATGTGGAGGCCGCCGGCTTGCAGGTGGACGGGGAGACCCTGCTGCGCCTGCACGACACACCCGGGCTGGAAGATGCCATGGCCTTGCTGGATTACCTGGACCAGCTCAAGGCGCCGGGGGAACGGCCGGACGGTCCGGCCTGGCTGCGGCGCTTTCTCGACGGGCCGGAAGCCCGCGGTCGCTTCGAGCAGGAAGCGAAGGTTATTCGCCAACTGCTGGCCTCCGACGCCGGGCTTTACGTCATCGACGCCCGGGAACCGCTGCTGCCGAAATATCTGGATGAACTGGAAGTGCTGGCGCTGTGTGGCAAGCCGATATTCGCCCTGCTCAATTTCGTCGCGGCGCCCGAGGCTGATGCCCGCGCCTGGCGGGAGGGTTTGGCGCGGCGGGGCCTGCACGCCTCGCTGTCGTTCGATTCGGTGACCCCGCCGCTGGATGGCGAGCAGCGGCTCTACCAGAGTCTGGCGCTGATGCTGGAGCATGCCGCGCCCCAGCTGCGCCGCCTTGCCCGGGACCGCGCGGAGCAGGCCGTAGCGCGACGCCACAGCGCCCGCCATCTGGTGGCCGAGCTGCTCATTGACGTGGCGGCTCTGCGGCGCCGCGTGCCCCCGCAAGCGTCCGCGGTTGAAGCGGCGCTGGGCGAACTGCGCGATCAGGTGCGCGGCCGTGAGCAGGCTTGCGTCGACGCCCTGTTGCGCCTGTATCGCTTCAGCGCCACCAAGACCGCCGGGGAGGAATTGCCTCTCTCCCGAGGGCGTTGGGACGAGGATCTGTTTCATCCGGACACGCTCAAGGCCTTCGGCTTGGGCATTGGTGGCGGCGCGATGGCCGGAGCGGCCGCGGGGGTCGGCTTTGATCTGATGACGGTGGGTGCGAGCTTGGGCACGGGCACCCTGACCGGTGCGCTGCTCGGGGGTGGTGCGGAGGCGGCCAGGCGCTTGGGCGCAGGGGCCTTGGGCAAGCTGCGGGGCGAGCGGGTGTTGAGCGTTGAAGACCCGGTTCTGCGGGTGCTGGCCTTGCGCCAGCAGGCCCTGCTCCGGGCGTTGGAGGCACGCGGCCATGCCGCCCAGGGCGCGCTGGCCGTGCCCCCGCCGGCCGCCGACGAGCGCTGGCGGCAGGGGCGACTGCCGGCGCCGCTCAAGCGCGCCAGGGCCCATCCGCAATGGTCTTCGCTGAGCGCCGCGCCGCGGCTCGAGCAGCGAGAGCGTCAGGCCCAGGTACAGGCATTGGCGGAGCATCTGTTCGCCGCGGAGTAGGCCCTTGAGTATCGTCAGCGAACTGCCCCGCGAGGGTGCCACCCTCTTCGTCGTTCTGTCCCGGCTGGCCGCCCGGCACAACCCGTACGCCCCCTCCCGCTACAAACCCTCCATTCAGCGCACCCTGGCCGCCGGCTTGCCCAGGGCGGCGGTGCGTCCGCGGCAAGGGGTCGCTTTTCAGCAGGCCGAACGAGACCATTTATGCGCCCATCCGCCAGGCTACGCTTTGAATTCAGCCCCGCCGCCGGCACTTTTTAGTCACTTGCTGGAATACAGCCGGATCAGCGATGAACCGCACACGCGGCTCACCGAGCGACGGGCGCGCGGGAGCGGCGGCGCCACCACTCCCGCGTCCGTGTTCTCCCGACACCTCCCGGTGGCGCGCTGGCTGCGCGCCTGCTTTGCCAAGGATGGCCACACTCCAACGCGCGCGGCCGCCACGCTGCGCGCCCTGTGAGGGAGCCCATGAGTTTCGCCATAGAGACCCGCAATCTTCAGAAGTGTTTTGCCGGTACGCCCGCGGTGGCGGGGATCGATCTGGCGGTGAAAGCCGGAACGGTCTACGGCTTGCTCGGCCCCAATGGGGCGGGCAAGACCACCACCGTGCGGATGCTGGCTACCCTGCTCAAGCCCGACGGGGGCGAGGCCCGGGTGTTGGGCCATGACGTGGTGCGCGAGGCGGCCAGGGTGCGGGCCCGGGTGAGTCTGACCGGGCAGTATGCCTCGGTGGACGAGGATCTTACCGGGCGCGAGAACCTGATCCTGGTGGCCCGACTGCTGGGCTTCGGTTGGCGCGCGGCGCGCCGGCGGGCCGCGGAACTGCTGCAAGCCTTCGCCCTGGAGGAAGCCGCCAAGCGCCAGGTGCGCCACTACTCCGGGGGCATGCGCCGACGCCTGGACATCGCCGCCAGCCTGGTGGTGCGCAGCGAATTGCTGTTCCTGGACGAGCCCACCACCGGTCTGGACCCCCGCAGCCGCAACCAGGTCTGGGAACTGGTGCGCGAGATCGCCGCCCAGGGCACCACCGTGCTGCTCACCACCCAATACCTGGAGGAGGCCGATCGGCTGGCCCAGCGTCTGGGCGTGATCGACCAGGGCCGGCTGATCGCCGAGGGCAGCAGCCGGGAGCTGAAGGCCTCGGTGGGCGGGCATCGCCTGCATGTGCGCCTGCAGGATCCGGCGCAGCAGGAGGCGGCCCGGGCCCTGCTCGCCGACGCGCTGGGCGAGCCGGCGCAGGATGGGGAACAGGCCGGCAGCCTGCTGGTGCGGGTGAATCGCGACCAGGATCTGCCCCGGGCCCTGGCCGCCCTGCAGGCGCGTCAGCTGGGGCTGGCGGAATTCTCCCTGGCCCAGCCCAGCCTGGACGACGTCTTCTTCGCTCTCACCGGCCACGGTACCCAGGCCCCCGGCTCGGAGGCGCCCAGACCATGAAGACCGGGAAAACCCCAAGAGTCTTGAGCCACGCCGGGCGGCCGCCACCACCGGGTGTCGGGGCGGCGGTGCTGACCCTGGGCTGGCGGGCCCTGCTCAAGATCAAGCATGTACCCTTTCAGCTCTTCGACGTGGCGGTCTTTCCCATCATGATGACCGTGCTGTTCACCTACCTGTTCGGCGGGGCCCTGGCCGGTTCCACCGCGGCCTATCTGCAATTCCTGCTGCCGGGGATCGTGGTGCAGACCATCGTGTTTCTCACCGTCTACACCGGTATGGGCTTGAACACCGACATCCAGAAAGGGTTGTTCGACCGTTTCCGCTCCTTGCCCATCTGGCAGCCCGCGCCCATCGTGGGGGCCCTGCTGGGGGATCTGCTGCGCTACTCGCTGGCCGGGGCGGTGGTGATGGTGGTTGGCCTGATTCTGGGTTATCGCCCCGAGACCGGCCCGGCGGGGGTGGTGCTGGCCATCGCCCTGATGCTGGTCTTCGCCTCGGCCCTGTCCTGGCTGTGGATCATTCTGGGTTTGCTGGTGCGCACGCCGGAATCCGTGATGACCACCAGCTTTTTGGTGCTCTTCCCGCTTACCTTCGTGAGCAACGTCTTCGTGGACCCGGCCACCATGCCCGGCTGGTTGCAGGCGGTGGTGGCGGTGAACCCGGTCACGCACCTCACGGATGCCGCCCGTGGCCTGATGAACGGCGGCTTGCGCGTCGAGGCTGTAGGCTGGGTGTTGCTGGCCTCGGCGTTGATCACCCTGGTGTTCGCGCCCATCGCCATGCGGCTGTACTACCGGGAGCGATGAGATGATGGAATTCGAGTTTCACACCGTACCCTCGGTGCTGATGGAATACGGCTTGTCTCGGCGTCTGGGCGAAGTGCTGGCGCCGCGGTTCGCGCCGGGCCGCCTATGCCTGGTGACCGACCGCTTCCTGCACCGCAGCGGCCTGTTGGATCCGGCGCTCACCAGTCTGCACGAGGCAGGTTTCGCGGTGCAGATCATCGACGAGGTGGTGGCCGACCCTCCCGAGGCCGTGGTGTTGGCCGCCGCGAGGCGGGCGCGAGCCCACCGTGCGGAGCTGGTGCTGGGGCTGGGGGGCGGTTCGTCCATGGATGTGGCGAAGCTCATCGCCGTGCTGGCCGGTTCCGGGCAGCCGCTGTCGGACATGTACGGAGTAGGGCGGGTGCGCGGCCCGCGCCTGCCCCTGGTGCAGATGCCCACCACCGCCGGCACCGGTTCCGAAGTCACACCCATCGCCATCGTTACCACCGGGGCGACCACCAAGGCCGGGGTGGTTTCCCCGCGGTTATACGCGGATCTGGCCCTGCTGGACGCGGAACTCACCCTGGGCCTGCCGGCCGAGGCCACCGCCGCCACCGGCATGGACGCCATGGTGCACGCTATCGAGGCCTATACCAGCCGGCTGCGCAAGAACCCCGTCTCGGACATGCTCGCCCGTCAGGCCCTCGAACTGCTCAGCCGGAACCTGCTG encodes:
- a CDS encoding iron-containing alcohol dehydrogenase; this encodes MMEFEFHTVPSVLMEYGLSRRLGEVLAPRFAPGRLCLVTDRFLHRSGLLDPALTSLHEAGFAVQIIDEVVADPPEAVVLAAARRARAHRAELVLGLGGGSSMDVAKLIAVLAGSGQPLSDMYGVGRVRGPRLPLVQMPTTAGTGSEVTPIAIVTTGATTKAGVVSPRLYADLALLDAELTLGLPAEATAATGMDAMVHAIEAYTSRLRKNPVSDMLARQALELLSRNLLPACRDGADREAREGMLLGAMLAGQAFANAPVAAVHALAYPLGGIFHIAHGLSNALVLPHVLRFNLPETAPLYAELAGLVVPGCAGGVAARAEALIVGLEELAAQAGIPRSLRALEITREDLPRLAADAMGQTRLLVNNPRELNEADALAIYTRAWDYPI
- a CDS encoding DUF3482 domain-containing protein, producing the protein MTEPGRGAVVDLAVVGHTNVGKTSLLRTLTRNERFGQVSARASTTRHVEAAGLQVDGETLLRLHDTPGLEDAMALLDYLDQLKAPGERPDGPAWLRRFLDGPEARGRFEQEAKVIRQLLASDAGLYVIDAREPLLPKYLDELEVLALCGKPIFALLNFVAAPEADARAWREGLARRGLHASLSFDSVTPPLDGEQRLYQSLALMLEHAAPQLRRLARDRAEQAVARRHSARHLVAELLIDVAALRRRVPPQASAVEAALGELRDQVRGREQACVDALLRLYRFSATKTAGEELPLSRGRWDEDLFHPDTLKAFGLGIGGGAMAGAAAGVGFDLMTVGASLGTGTLTGALLGGGAEAARRLGAGALGKLRGERVLSVEDPVLRVLALRQQALLRALEARGHAAQGALAVPPPAADERWRQGRLPAPLKRARAHPQWSSLSAAPRLEQRERQAQVQALAEHLFAAE
- a CDS encoding DUF427 domain-containing protein produces the protein MISASLSPQPRRVRVRAGDTVLADTTRAMELREGGYPPRQYLPAEDVRLDLLTSSNTVTHCPYKGDARYYSFGGRTDIAWRYDQPPAELQAIAGRIAFYRVELD
- a CDS encoding ATP-binding cassette domain-containing protein, producing the protein MSFAIETRNLQKCFAGTPAVAGIDLAVKAGTVYGLLGPNGAGKTTTVRMLATLLKPDGGEARVLGHDVVREAARVRARVSLTGQYASVDEDLTGRENLILVARLLGFGWRAARRRAAELLQAFALEEAAKRQVRHYSGGMRRRLDIAASLVVRSELLFLDEPTTGLDPRSRNQVWELVREIAAQGTTVLLTTQYLEEADRLAQRLGVIDQGRLIAEGSSRELKASVGGHRLHVRLQDPAQQEAARALLADALGEPAQDGEQAGSLLVRVNRDQDLPRALAALQARQLGLAEFSLAQPSLDDVFFALTGHGTQAPGSEAPRP
- a CDS encoding ABC transporter permease translates to MKTGKTPRVLSHAGRPPPPGVGAAVLTLGWRALLKIKHVPFQLFDVAVFPIMMTVLFTYLFGGALAGSTAAYLQFLLPGIVVQTIVFLTVYTGMGLNTDIQKGLFDRFRSLPIWQPAPIVGALLGDLLRYSLAGAVVMVVGLILGYRPETGPAGVVLAIALMLVFASALSWLWIILGLLVRTPESVMTTSFLVLFPLTFVSNVFVDPATMPGWLQAVVAVNPVTHLTDAARGLMNGGLRVEAVGWVLLASALITLVFAPIAMRLYYRER
- a CDS encoding protein adenylyltransferase SelO, which gives rise to MFPEFTLRYSSLPERFYAPAEPDSAHQPRLIAFNRALAEELGFDLAAWPGDEEAAALFAGNRLPPGAQPIAQAYAGHQFGNFVPQLGDGRALLLGEVTDRAGRLRDIQLKGSGSTVFSRGGDGRAPLGPVLREYLVSEAMHRLGVPSTRALAAVSTGQGVVRERLLPGAVLTRVAASHIRVGTFEYFAARGDQEALALLVEHVIARHYPELAERPASERPLALLEAVQRRQAALVARWMGLGFIHGVMNTDNTAISGETLDYGPCAFMEAYDPATVFSAIDQQGRYAYGNQPQIMQWNMARFAETLLGLMDEDPQRAIEQATAVIEAFPSQYREAWLGVMRDKLGLGGGWVEDAALAEDFLQALRAGGADFTLSFRLLADCAASSAADEALLALCPQDAEPLRAWLPRWRERLVADAGDPEGRAGRMRRTNPLYIPRNHQVERVIQAAQKDDYAPFEALRAVLAAPFEEQAGLEAYALPARAEEQVVRTFCGT
- a CDS encoding DUF2868 domain-containing protein, producing the protein MSTRATAPTRLEQLWLAEAVRLTEAHAGLLDDGEANRRARAAGGDLQARILCRAQVLGERDGLLAALRQWRQGSALALLLLLAFAVFSGATLAFAALGDGGYPVNVFWALGSLLGLNLVNLLLWFASLHGGGGAGVLGGLWLRASAWLAREGRAAHLGPALASLLGRAGLARWGFGLLVQGFWCLLLLSALFSLLLLFSARSYTFTWETTLLSVEDFIVFTRVVGSLPSWLGFPLPDAEAVRSIGAGGGAGEAARQAWAGWLLGALFCFGFMPRLLLLMICYWPWRRGLARLGLDLSLPEYRLLRDRLDSGSTRLGVSDPAPAWAASRPAIDAGPAGEGAVMLAVELGTDLPWPPTPSAAALDAGRADSRSQRRALLEAFARHPPARLLIACDPRRSVDRGTLGFIAELARSAQASRVWLLTRPADTSPGRRQEWLEALQALGLEVAEALPMDWLGAAHD
- a CDS encoding YtoQ family protein, whose translation is MSRQWKVYLSGEIHTDWREQIMDGCRKAGLDIRFDAPVTDHEASDLCGVRILGEEEKKFWEDRKGAGVNAIRTQTLIREADVVVVRFGPKYKQWNAAFDAGYASALGKALITLHDEEHNHALKEVDAAALATAAEPAQVVEILQYVMGA